The DNA segment CCGCCTCGATAACCGTTTCACCTTTTGGCGTGATGACATCACCGTCCCGTTCAACACCGACCACCAGCATCTCGTCAGCCAACAACCCCTCATCGACCGCCTCTTCGATAGTCAACCCGGCAACCTCGGCCCCCTCTGACACAGTGAATTCGACGACTTCCGCTCCGCCAGCGAGCCCCATGAAATCCGTCAATGACGGGCCCTTCGGGGCGTCTTCCGGTCCGAACGGGTCGTACGGTCGGTGGTACTCCTTTTCGATCACGCTCTCGTCCTCAATATCGAGCCCGATGTCCGACAGCTCACCCGCAATGCGGCCGATATCGCTCGTGTCCGATCCGACAGCCGTTATTGCCAGGTTCGCATTACCAGTCATCAACTCCCGGACGGTCACGACACCCGAAACCTCCAGGGCCGCCTGCGCGAGACGATCACGATCCGGAATCGGGGCTGTACAGCTAAACTGGTAGGTGACGTGTCCCTCGATAGATTTGTAGTCGATGTCCGCAAGGTAGCCCCGCAGAACCCCCTCCTCTTCGAGTTGACGGATTCGATTCCGGATCGTCGCTGGTGTCACCTCCATCTCGTCGGCGATTTCCGGCGCTGCCGTGTTCCTCGCATCCTTTGCCAGATAATAGAGGATGCGCTTATCGATCTCGTCGATGCGAGATACCATACGAGAGCTACGGTCATAACGCATAATTAACCCCCGATTTGGTTGCGCAACCACTCACTGTTAGATGACCTATATATCATCCATACCCATCAATGTTCTGGAAGAGGGAAATACCCTCCAGTATATTTCTCCTTCGAAAATGAAACGCGAAGTTTTATGCTGTGTCGATAATCTAGGAGAGTGTAGATCACTTCCACGGCAAGACATCCGCACAGGTCGTTCGAAGCAGCCCATCCCGAATCATCGTCGTTCGAATAGATGGGCGAGAATCAGCAGGGAGGCACTCAACATATGACTGCAACTGACCCTACTCCGCCGGGAACAGACGCGATTGAACCACGGGCGGGCGAAGAACTCGTTCATATGGAGGACCACGGCGCGTATACACTCGTGGTCGTCAAACGTCCGGATGCACCAGAGGGGGCGCGTGGCCCCTTCGCCTACCACGTCAGGTGGGTTCCGGATATCGACGGTGACGGTGGTTCATTTCGATGGCAGTACCTCGGGGAAACCTACAACGAAGAGGAGGAGAAGCAACATGACTGAATCAGTCCTCCAGCGAACCATTGTTCCAGTAGCTGACCCTGACGACGCAGCGGCAACTACAGAGGCAGTCGCTTCGCACGTTGACGACGTGGGTGGGACCGTGATCGCCGTCCACGTCATCGAAAAAGCCGGTGGTGCGCTCGATAAAGCCTCAGTTGAACAGCGTGAGCAGGCGGC comes from the Halapricum desulfuricans genome and includes:
- a CDS encoding Lrp/AsnC family transcriptional regulator, with protein sequence MVSRIDEIDKRILYYLAKDARNTAAPEIADEMEVTPATIRNRIRQLEEEGVLRGYLADIDYKSIEGHVTYQFSCTAPIPDRDRLAQAALEVSGVVTVRELMTGNANLAITAVGSDTSDIGRIAGELSDIGLDIEDESVIEKEYHRPYDPFGPEDAPKGPSLTDFMGLAGGAEVVEFTVSEGAEVAGLTIEEAVDEGLLADEMLVVGVERDGDVITPKGETVIEAGDVISLFSKTGLEKDALEVFGTR